The following nucleotide sequence is from Triticum dicoccoides isolate Atlit2015 ecotype Zavitan chromosome 7B, WEW_v2.0, whole genome shotgun sequence.
GTCAGTGAACCCTTGAGTAGATCTAAAGCATCTGACACCAAATCTTGCCACACGACGAGAAACCCCAATCTCACTGGCCCAAGGAGAAAACCCTAATCTACTGCGGGCAAACTCGGGGAGGATTTGAGCCTGGAAGACATATTCAAAGAAGAAACACCGTCATTCGCCCCCAACCTAAAACACTAACCGGACATGGGGCACCAGGATGCCCCATGCCACCACTGGCCACCAGAGTGATAGACAGATGGTAGGGGAGTCGGCGGGCTTGCCGGCGAAGCTTGGGAAAGAGAGTTTACCCTAGCAGCCAAGTTATTGGGCAGAGAAAGAGAAACACTAACATAGATTGTGGTGCATATGATGATAGTTTGATGAACCTGTATAATTCAAACCACCTAACTGATACTAAAGATCCATTTATATTATGGAACCATTTAGTTTGTCTTAAAACAACTTATTTAGGTTGTCTTAAGCTTAGTAACATATATCTAAAACATTGTAGTACCTTTCTTCCAAAATTTGGAAGGAGGCTAAAAACTTGGTGTAATTAAGTTCCCTCGCATGACTTACACTGTTTTTTTTTTAAATTGTGTAGTCTCAACTTAGCGTGATCACTGCTTCTATACTGTTTTATATATGCCGGGAAGAAGATTTGGGGCAATTTCAGAGGACTCGATACTTTACACCTGCCTTAGAGGGAGATGGAATGAGACTCGTGGTAAAAGGGATGGAATACATTGCCACACCCACAAATGCACAAGTTCATTGTAGCGCTTCTCTTTGAAGAGTATCATACAAACAAACATTGGTTGACTTTCCTACTAAAAAATTCCAAAAGAAGAAAATAGGATGTGAAGAGAAAGAATAGTTATCCCTTTGTTAACTAGAAAATGCTTACGTGTAATGCTCATTGATATTTGGTACAATATTAATTGCACATCATATTAGGTAGGATAGTAATTGCAAGTTACTTATGTGATAATGCTAAATTTGGGACGACTTTTTACTGCTATATACTATATAGGAAACTAATGGCCAAGAGTTGTTGGATCTATCTCTTTctatcttttttatactggtgtagATATAGAATAACCATAACTTTTTCGAATATGAAAAATTGAATATAGACGGACCATAAGTCCCTTCGCTAACCGGTGGGGCACAACACTTGAATACTAATAGGTTGTCGTCATTAATTGACAATTAGCAATGAGTCCAAGATTGTAATAGGTAATTGTGTATTGTTTCCTTCGTCCATAGGACTTATGTGTCCACCAATCTTCGTTTCAGAGGCAGATCTGACCACCATCTTTGCCGCATGGAACGTCTTCTCCCTGCTGCCATCAACATGATGCTCTTCCAGCGGTGAATTTTGATTGTTGCTAAGGCTCGACTAGTATGATTTTTTATCTTAGGCATATATGTTATAATGATGCTTATTATCGATAGTATTTTAATTGTGGCATGTCGGACATGTGGTTGTTAACATCCTCCACCTAAAGGTACTAAAAAATAATTGATTTTGATGATTTTAGTTGTCATGAAGGGATCTTTTTAGTTGTATGTTGTCACTGCTACTGTATGAAGTTGCTGGTCTATATACCAATATCAATAGAGTCATTTCACATAGGGAACGGTGAAGGACAACAAGTTCTATTGAATTGTGATAATAACAAGCCAGCAGGTAATATAGTATTCAAGAAGCAGATACATATTGGAACAAGCATATACTAGTAATTAAACCCATACAAGGGAATAATTAGTTAAGATCTACCCTTACTTAGGGTGAAGATCAATATAATCACTTGGACCATAGACCTCAAATAAGTCAGCAAAAATTCCATTCTTCCTTCTTgggttgcatcccatgtcttgacATAGGTTATCCTTGTACCAGTTATTCAGAAGTCCAATGCAGAATGCATGGAATTCGCCATGAGAGTACCGCTTCATGAACTTCTCCCATTCTAGAACATCCCTATGCATTGCTTTAACACTTGGTAACCTAAATCCACCATCCATGAAATGTGCTAGCCACTTGGCCCGTAGTTCTGAAGTGTGGAGATTTGCATAGCTCTCTGAATATCCGATGACTGCGAGTTGTGGAATGTTGGGATGTACACAATCCCTGTGAGAAAATGTATACCAAATAAATTAGAAACTTTTCAGAGATACTTGAAGTAAATACAATTATGAAAATCGGCGATGACCTGTAGAGTGATAGAGTCATGGACGTTGAGCCAATCAAAATACTCTGGAAGTATTTTGATGTGAACATGCTCTTGATATTTTGGTCGCCATTGAATCCTGTTCCGAAGATAACTATGTCACTCTTTACCAACGTAGATTCACCTTCAACCAGCACACCTTCTTTGCAAAAGCTGAAGGTCTTTGACTTCTCAACCAAGATGCTGCCTTCCTCTAGATTCTTATAATGATCCTTGGGTGCAAGTTCAACCCAGCATCCCACCATCCCCTCAAAAAAACTATGGTCGGGAACCATGTCATGCTTCTTCATTGTAATGGAGTAGTAGCTCTCTGCGAACTTCGAAAACATCAACTTCTACTCATACACAAAACGAGGATAGACTTGTTAGTTGTTAGTCTAAAATACAAACATTTACACTTTTAATAATATTAATGTTGTAACTTGTATAAATAAAGGCAAAATGTTGCAGTACCAATGGAGTCAAGATGGTAGCTAACAAGCTAAGGAGGAGGCCTTCGCCAGGCTTATGAATAAGGAGTTCACCGAACCGAGTTAAATATAATTTTGATATGTTGATACCCCAAGCATAGAAGTCCGGTAAGACCCATTGCTTGGTTCGGACAACCATTGTGCATGGTTTCTCCGTACCTAAAAAAAAATAAGTCATGCAAATATTATATTAGTGAGGTTTCATTTTTTATGCAGCACACTATAAAATGAATACCATATAAGCATTATATATAGACAAGGCACACATAAATTTCTTAATTGGAATGATGAAGACAAATGGATATAATAATGCTTTGGTTAACACACTCTAAATCGGATATATTATCCTTTGTGTGAGCGAAATAAAGCTATGTTTAAAATGAAGCGTTGCATATTTGTACCATTCAAGCTTGCACATTCATTAGCGATGTCAAGGGCCGAATGTCCATAGCCAATAACAGTCACACGCTTGCCCTTGACCATCTCCTTAGCTTTCTGACTACCCATTTTGGAATAGTCCATGGAGTGGACCACTTTTCCATCAAATGCTTCCGGGCCTTTTCCAGGAGGCAATTTAGGTATGTTGGGAACATTGCTGAACCTTCCAATACAAAGGATCACAAAGTCTGCCATGTGTACCTAGAGAAAGGAAATGAAAATTTACGAACAATCCCGTATGTGAAATTGTTTAACTAGGAGCGGAATTTCTAGCAGTGCTAGCTAGTTCTTTAGTCTTTACCTGCACCTGACCCTGGGCGTCGGCCACCGTGAGGCGCCACTTGCCATTGCCAGAGCCGAATGCATCAGCGCAGCCAGCCCACTCGTCCcacgccgccacctcctcctcgacgACACCGAGGTACTCCATCCCGGCAACGCGGTGCCCGAATCGGATGCATTCGAGCACCCCGAAGCAGCGCGCGTAGGCGTTGAGGTAGGCGGCGACCTGGCGGTTGTTCGGGAACTCCTCCGTGACGGAATCCGGCCACGGGAAGTCCGTGTACTGGTACATGGTCCGCTCGGTCTGGAGCCTGGTGCAGTCCGGGGTGTGCGCCCACACGCCGCCAACGACGGTGTCCGCCTCGAATACCACCGGCCGGCACCCGCGCTCCAGCAGGTGCTTGCACGCCGCCAGCCCACTCACGCCGGCGCCGATGATGGCCACGCTCTTGTTCTCCATGCCCATGCCCATGCTTGTGTTATCCATCCACCCGCCGATTTGTGCGTATTTATAGCTGCTGAGCGATCAGAGATGGCAAGATAAAATTGTCCCCTCCAATGTATCCCTCGCCTAATTATTATGCACTCCTGCAAATTGAGTGCTCATTGATCCTCTAACTTCCTGTCCAACGGTGTATTGGCTGACTGTTCAAAGACTGTTTTCGGTGGAAAAAAGCTCCCTGATTCTGTTGCATAAAAAAACTACTTCcttcatttctaaatataagtctttttggagatttcatcaatacaaactacatacggatgtatatagatgtattttagggtatagattcactcattttgctcggtATGTAGTTTGCATTAAAATCTttaaaaagtcttatatttaggaacgggagaGTATATcatgtgcatatatatatatatatatatatatatatatatatatatatatatatatatatcttgaccttttttttagaaaatgaaaggTTAATCATCTTAGCCTCTGCGTCAGATCCCCCAACCCTTTTTACCTTGTTTATGACAATATCAAAAACTTATTGAGGCCGTGACCTTGGAGTTCTACCAAAGATGAGTTCATGACGTCTCTCAAAATTAAAGTTGTTTTTATCAAGTTCATTTCAATCTCATACCAGTATTGCACTGAACAACAGGGCCGACGACTGCGCTAGTACTAGTTCTGTGAGAAAACGAAAATTCAGGAAATGAACAATCTCTTAGTAGTACTAGTTATGCACTGAAGCAAATGCAAAGCATCTACTCCCTCCGGTTGGGCATACAAGCCGCCGCAAGCGACAGCGAGAGCCCTTCTCTTTGTCCCAACATGTGGTCGGCATTCATGTGGCGACATGGACCCAAAATGTTCTTCACGTTTAGGGAATGCCACGACACTCACATGACGGATTACTGTTCCGGATGAAATATGGACCAGCTTCATGGATACCAGCACAAGTGGTTACTTAACCACAAAAAATAATATCTTTGGTCGACGGCTGAGAAGACTGGGTGGCTGCTCAATTAAATCGTGCATTTGCAAGGGAAGTCACCGGCCAGTCTTCTGGTACAGTAATCCTACTCGTGTGTCCCACGGGCACTATTTGTACGTAACTTCTCCTTGCACGCTTAGCTTGGTGCCCCCACTAGACAAATCACGCCACACAGGCATGAAACCAGACAACAATGTAGACCACCAAACTTATACAGTAAAGATATCTTCATATTATTGGAGCATTTACATTGTCCTTTAAAATAAACTCATTTAGGTTTATTACGCTTAGTAATGTATATTTAAAACACTGTAGTATTTTGATTCCAAAATTTAGCAGGAGGTTGCATTCTAAATACTTAGTATAATTTCCAACATCAGTGTATTTTTTGGTTGTTGTGGAACAATGTTACAAAATGCTGGATCGGTGTAGGCTCGACTCATACTCGACACGTGCTGTTGATGTAGTGATGAGCACGGCAATGTAGCGGACAGGGACAATGCAGCAAACAGTCAAGAAATTGCGCTGTGTGGAAAGCAAACACATATTCTCATTTGCGCCAAGGCAAAGGCTTAGAGAGATCACTGCTTCTATACCTTTTGTACATGCCAGGAAGAAGAGTTGGCCAAGGTTCAGACGACCCGGCACTGTAACACCTATGTTAGAAGGAGACACTACTAGGAAATATCTTACAGGTACTCCAtctgttccaaattacttgtcttagatttgtctagatacggatgtatctagcactaaaacgA
It contains:
- the LOC119340700 gene encoding probable flavin-containing monooxygenase 1, whose product is MGMGMENKSVAIIGAGVSGLAACKHLLERGCRPVVFEADTVVGGVWAHTPDCTRLQTERTMYQYTDFPWPDSVTEEFPNNRQVAAYLNAYARCFGVLECIRFGHRVAGMEYLGVVEEEVAAWDEWAGCADAFGSGNGKWRLTVADAQGQVQVHMADFVILCIGRFSNVPNIPKLPPGKGPEAFDGKVVHSMDYSKMGSQKAKEMVKGKRVTVIGYGHSALDIANECASLNGTEKPCTMVVRTKQWVLPDFYAWGINISKLYLTRFGELLIHKPGEGLLLSLLATILTPLKLMFSKFAESYYSITMKKHDMVPDHSFFEGMVGCWVELAPKDHYKNLEEGSILVEKSKTFSFCKEGVLVEGESTLVKSDIVIFGTGFNGDQNIKSMFTSKYFQSILIGSTSMTLSLYRDCVHPNIPQLAVIGYSESYANLHTSELRAKWLAHFMDGGFRLPSVKAMHRDVLEWEKFMKRYSHGEFHAFCIGLLNNWYKDNLCQDMGCNPRRKNGIFADLFEVYGPSDYIDLHPK